One Pullulanibacillus sp. KACC 23026 DNA segment encodes these proteins:
- the fliI gene encoding flagellar protein export ATPase FliI gives MDPVRVNGKITQIIGLTIESQGPDVRIGELCSIYPSNSQTPIPAEVVGIKENKVLLMPLGEVRAIGPGCDVVASGKPMMVKAGHQLLGRILDALGNPMDGVPLPVGLEEVPTHAKPPNPLMRPRIHLPLSVGVRPIDGLLTMGKGQRMGIFAGSGVGKSTLLGMISRNTTAEVNVIALIGERGREVLDFIEQNLGEEGLKKSVVIVATSDQPALMRIKGALTATSIAEYFRDRGKDVLLVMDSVTRFAMAQREIGLAIGEPPTTKGYTPSVFAMLPQLLERAGTSPKGSISALYTVLVDGDDMNEPIADAVRGILDGHIVLNRSIAGKGIFPAIDVLNSTSRVMTDITSEEHQQAARTFKKYMAAYNETEDLINIGAYKKGSNREIDLAIRMKPQMDQFLRQGIFEPSQLADAQTFLMSQFGGGV, from the coding sequence ATGGACCCTGTTCGTGTGAATGGGAAAATCACCCAGATTATCGGCCTGACAATCGAGTCACAAGGGCCGGATGTTCGCATCGGCGAATTATGCTCGATCTATCCTTCTAATTCACAAACACCGATTCCGGCAGAAGTCGTCGGAATTAAAGAAAATAAAGTGTTGCTCATGCCCCTTGGAGAGGTTCGTGCCATTGGGCCAGGCTGTGATGTGGTGGCAAGCGGTAAGCCGATGATGGTGAAGGCCGGCCACCAATTACTTGGGCGGATTTTGGATGCATTAGGCAACCCCATGGATGGCGTTCCCTTACCGGTCGGCTTAGAGGAAGTGCCCACACATGCCAAGCCGCCCAATCCGCTTATGAGACCGCGCATTCATTTACCACTAAGCGTTGGTGTTCGTCCTATTGACGGCCTTCTAACGATGGGCAAAGGTCAGAGAATGGGGATCTTTGCTGGCAGTGGTGTAGGGAAAAGTACGCTATTAGGGATGATTTCGCGAAATACCACAGCAGAAGTCAATGTCATTGCCTTAATTGGTGAACGTGGTCGAGAAGTCCTTGATTTTATCGAACAAAACCTTGGAGAAGAGGGTTTAAAAAAATCGGTTGTCATCGTTGCCACGTCTGATCAGCCTGCCCTTATGCGGATTAAGGGAGCCCTTACCGCAACCTCGATTGCTGAATATTTTCGTGATCGTGGCAAAGACGTGTTACTCGTCATGGATTCGGTCACCCGATTTGCGATGGCCCAGAGAGAGATTGGGCTAGCCATTGGCGAACCGCCAACGACAAAGGGCTATACGCCTTCCGTATTTGCGATGCTGCCTCAATTATTAGAGCGAGCGGGTACCTCTCCAAAGGGATCGATTTCAGCCCTTTATACCGTTTTAGTCGATGGAGATGACATGAATGAACCGATTGCCGATGCCGTTAGAGGGATTCTGGATGGACATATTGTTCTGAATCGCTCAATTGCCGGTAAGGGGATTTTCCCTGCCATTGATGTGCTGAATAGTACAAGCAGGGTCATGACCGACATTACGTCCGAAGAGCATCAACAAGCCGCCCGAACTTTTAAGAAATACATGGCTGCGTACAATGAAACCGAGGATTTGATCAATATTGGAGCTTATAAGAAAGGCTCAAACCGAGAGATTGACCTCGCCATCCGGATGAAGCCGCAAATGGATCAATTCTTAAGACAAGGGATTTTCGAACCTTCGCAATTAGCCGATGCCCAAACCTTTTTAATGTCTCAATTTGGTGGTGGTGTGTGA
- the fliH gene encoding flagellar assembly protein FliH, whose translation MTFYSKVFKASNLSIDNEVKRIKLTPIHLPTTEENEDETANHAARHSESLIEGAKSQADAILEQARQQASAIEAETEEKMNRWWEESQQNLETRSIEAEQKGYEDGLQKGKAEARRILEAEYQGKITHAQQVLEQAFEQKEAIISEAETFLLELSTVIAGKIVKQELTEHPDKYVELIQQHILRFKEKESISVCIHPEDYELIQSEREGFIALVNGETEIKIIPDHSVTPKGCVIRTAYGSIDARIDTQLDEIKKAILEARKGADK comes from the coding sequence ATGACGTTCTACTCTAAAGTATTCAAAGCCTCTAACCTTTCAATAGACAATGAAGTGAAGCGGATTAAACTGACTCCCATTCATCTGCCAACGACTGAGGAAAATGAAGATGAGACGGCTAATCATGCGGCTCGCCATTCCGAAAGCTTGATTGAAGGGGCAAAAAGTCAAGCAGATGCCATTCTTGAACAAGCTCGGCAACAGGCGAGCGCGATTGAAGCTGAAACAGAAGAGAAAATGAATCGTTGGTGGGAAGAGAGTCAGCAAAACCTTGAAACGCGTTCGATTGAAGCCGAGCAAAAAGGCTATGAGGATGGGCTTCAGAAGGGAAAAGCGGAAGCGCGAAGGATCCTCGAGGCGGAGTATCAAGGAAAAATCACCCATGCCCAGCAAGTTCTCGAACAAGCCTTCGAACAAAAAGAAGCGATCATCTCTGAAGCCGAAACCTTTCTACTGGAATTAAGTACCGTTATCGCTGGGAAAATTGTGAAACAGGAATTAACGGAGCATCCTGATAAATATGTCGAACTCATTCAGCAACATATTCTTCGTTTTAAGGAAAAAGAATCGATTTCTGTCTGTATCCATCCTGAAGATTATGAGCTGATTCAGTCAGAGCGAGAGGGTTTTATAGCATTGGTTAATGGCGAAACAGAGATTAAAATCATCCCCGACCATTCTGTGACGCCAAAAGGCTGCGTGATTCGAACCGCATATGGAAGTATTGATGCTCGAATTGACACGCAATTGGATGAAATTAAGAAAGCGATTCTTGAGGCAAGGAAGGGGGCAGATAAGTAG
- the fliG gene encoding flagellar motor switch protein FliG, with protein sequence MATALRLTGKQKAAILLISMGKEASSKIFKHLPEEEIDQLTLAIANIHKVDPKEKEEVLKEFHEMCIASDYLSIGGISYAEDILETALGSDKARAIIKRLTTQLQVKPFEFARRIDPMQIYHFLQNEHPQMIALVLAHLEPNQSSMILSSLPEELQSDVARRIALLEQTSPDVIKEVENLLEQKLASTIQQDFTVVGGIESIVNILNGVDRGTEKTILEQLGTNNKDLVEEIKKRMFVFEDIITLDRRAIQRIIQEVENHDLLLSLKAASPEVKKVLFDNMSERMVETFEEEMQYLGPVRVKDVEEAQGRIVSVIRHLEDIGELVIARGGNDDVLL encoded by the coding sequence ATGGCGACCGCATTAAGATTGACGGGCAAACAAAAAGCAGCGATTTTGTTAATTTCAATGGGAAAAGAGGCTTCCTCTAAGATTTTTAAACATTTGCCTGAGGAAGAGATCGACCAGCTAACGTTGGCCATTGCTAATATTCATAAAGTAGACCCAAAAGAAAAAGAAGAAGTTCTAAAGGAATTTCATGAAATGTGTATCGCGTCTGATTATCTGTCGATTGGCGGAATCAGCTATGCAGAGGATATATTAGAGACGGCTCTTGGAAGCGATAAGGCACGAGCGATCATTAAGCGGTTGACAACACAGCTGCAGGTGAAACCATTTGAATTTGCTCGTCGTATCGATCCGATGCAAATCTATCATTTTCTGCAAAATGAGCATCCACAGATGATTGCACTCGTGCTCGCTCATCTCGAGCCCAATCAGTCTTCCATGATCCTCTCCTCATTGCCGGAGGAATTGCAATCGGATGTGGCAAGACGGATAGCCTTATTAGAACAAACATCACCAGACGTTATTAAAGAAGTGGAAAATCTCTTAGAACAGAAGCTTGCCTCCACCATTCAGCAAGACTTCACTGTCGTTGGCGGTATTGAATCGATTGTTAATATCCTGAATGGGGTCGACCGCGGCACAGAAAAGACCATTCTGGAACAGCTTGGGACGAACAATAAGGATTTGGTGGAAGAGATTAAGAAACGGATGTTTGTCTTTGAGGACATTATTACCCTCGACCGCCGTGCCATTCAAAGGATCATTCAAGAAGTGGAAAATCATGATCTCTTGCTTTCCTTAAAAGCAGCCAGTCCAGAAGTCAAGAAAGTGTTGTTCGATAACATGTCGGAACGGATGGTCGAAACGTTCGAGGAAGAAATGCAATATCTTGGTCCTGTCAGAGTGAAGGACGTCGAAGAAGCTCAGGGAAGAATCGTTTCTGTCATTCGACATTTAGAAGATATTGGCGAATTGGTGATTGCTCGGGGTGGAAATGATGACGTTCTACTCTAA